In Callithrix jacchus isolate 240 chromosome 18, calJac240_pri, whole genome shotgun sequence, one DNA window encodes the following:
- the RAB13 gene encoding ras-related protein Rab-13 isoform X1, protein MAKAYDHLFKLLLIGDSGVGKTCLIIRFAEDNFNNTYISTIGIDFKIRTVDIEGKKIKLQVWDTAGQERFKTITTAYYRGAMGIILVYDITDEKSFENIQNWMKSIKENASAGVERLLLGNKCDMEAKRKVQKEQANKLAREHGIRFFETSAKSSMNVDEAFSSLARDILLKSGGRRSGNSNKPPSTDLKTCDKKTTTKCSLG, encoded by the exons ATGGCCAAAGCCTACGACCACCTCTTCAAGTTGCTGCTGATCGGGGACTCGGGGGTGGGCAAGACTTGTCTGATCATTCGCTTTGCAGAGGACAACTTCAACAACACTTACATCTCCACCATCG GAATCGACTTCAAGATCCGCACTGTGGATATAGAGGGGAAGAAGATCAAACTGCAAGTCTG GGACACGGCTGGCCAAGAGCGATTCAAGACAATAACGACTGCCTACTACCGTGGAGCCATG GGCATTATCCTAGTATACGACATCACGGATGAGAAATCTTTCGAGAATATTCAGAACTGGATGAAAAGCATCAAGGAG AATGCCTCTGCTGGGGTGGAGCGCCTCTTGCTAGGAAACAAATGTGACATGGAGGCCAAGAGGAAAGTGCAGAAGGAGCAGGCCAATAAG TTGGCTCGAGAGCATGGGATCCGATTTTTCGAAACTAGTGCTAAATCCAGTATGAATGTGGATGAG GCTTTTAGTTCCCTGGCCCGGGACATCTTGCTCAAGTCAGGAGGCCGGAGATCA GGAAACAGCAACAAGCCTCCCAGTACTGACCTGAAAACTTGCGACAAGAAGACCACCACCAAGTGCTCCCTGGGCTGA
- the RAB13 gene encoding ras-related protein Rab-13 isoform X2, with protein sequence MGIILVYDITDEKSFENIQNWMKSIKENASAGVERLLLGNKCDMEAKRKVQKEQANKLAREHGIRFFETSAKSSMNVDEAFSSLARDILLKSGGRRSGNSNKPPSTDLKTCDKKTTTKCSLG encoded by the exons ATG GGCATTATCCTAGTATACGACATCACGGATGAGAAATCTTTCGAGAATATTCAGAACTGGATGAAAAGCATCAAGGAG AATGCCTCTGCTGGGGTGGAGCGCCTCTTGCTAGGAAACAAATGTGACATGGAGGCCAAGAGGAAAGTGCAGAAGGAGCAGGCCAATAAG TTGGCTCGAGAGCATGGGATCCGATTTTTCGAAACTAGTGCTAAATCCAGTATGAATGTGGATGAG GCTTTTAGTTCCCTGGCCCGGGACATCTTGCTCAAGTCAGGAGGCCGGAGATCA GGAAACAGCAACAAGCCTCCCAGTACTGACCTGAAAACTTGCGACAAGAAGACCACCACCAAGTGCTCCCTGGGCTGA
- the JTB gene encoding protein JTB, with protein MPAGAGRHGLPQGRRLCWLLCAFTLKLCQAEAPVLEEKLSVSTSNLPCWLVGEFVVSEECSPCSSFQAKTTPECGPTGYVEKITCSSSKRNEFKSCRSALMEQRLFWKFEGAVVCVALIFACLVIIRQRQLDRKALEKVRKQIESI; from the exons ATGCCTGCGGGCGCGGGGAGGCATGGCCTCCCCCAGGGCCGCCGCCTCTGCTGGTTGCTCTGTGCTTTCACCTTAAAGCTCTG CCAAGCAGAGGCTCCAGTGCTGGAGGAGAAGCTGTCAG TGAGCACCTCAAATTTGCCATGCTGGCTGGTGGGAGAGTTTGTGGTGTCAGAAGAGTGCTCTCCATGCTCTAGTTTCCAGGCT AAAACCACCCCCGAGTGTGGTCCCACAGGGTACGTGGAGAAAATCACATGCAGCTCATCTAAGAGAAATGAGTTCAAAAG CTGCCGCTCAGCTCTGATGGAACAACGCTTGTTTTGGAAGTTCGAAGGGGCTGTTGTGTGTGTGGCCCTGATCTTCGCTTGTCTTGTCATCATTCGTCAGCGACAGCTGGACAGAAAAGCTCTGGAAAAGGTCCGGAAGCAGATCGAGTCCATATAG